The nucleotide window CAGCTCTTTTTTCGTCATGGAAAAGAGCTCAAAGGTCTGTGCCCCTACGCATAAAATCTGAATCCTGTCATTGATACTGTCCAGGTTAAAAACCCCCTGAAATGAAAATCCAAATTTACCGTCCTGTTTCAGAAGGCTGCATATATCTTGTCGTTCTACTCTTGTGACATTCTGTTCCTCAAGCAGCTCACTGTCCTGAAAAACTAATATATCAAATTTATCCCTGCCATCAATGGCGCACCAGCCGCTGACATTTATATTAAGAAGCCGTTCCTCTGTCCTGCATTCTGCTGCGTCAATATGATATTGAAATTTTTTCATGAATTCTCCCATTATCTCCTGCGGCTGTCCGGTCCTGAAATATCGTATGCGTCACATACTTCAGCAGTGGGACCGAACATTTTCACCGTCCCGCCTTCCAGCCAGACTACACGATCGCACATTTCCCTGATCTGCTCCATACTATGGGATACAAACAGGACAGTCGTTCCTCCGCTCATCAACTCCAGCATCCGATCTTTGCTCTTATGCTGAAAACTTTCATCACCTACTGCCAGAATCTCATCTACGATCAATATTTCCGGCTCTACTACTGTCGCGATGGAAAATGCCAGTCTCATGAGCATACCAGAAGAATAATTGCGGATGGGACTGTAGATGAAATCGCCCAGTTCTGAAAATTCCAGTATCTCATCATATTTACTTTCCAGGAACTCTTTGGAATATCCCAAAATAGCTCCATTGAGAAATACGTTTTCTTTTCCGCTTAAATCCATATCAAATCCCGATCCCAGCTCCAGCATGGGGACAATATTTCCGTACCGTTCAACATTCCCCTGCGTCGGCTTCAATATCCCGGAAATAATCTTCAGGGTGGTACTCTTACCGGCGCCGTTTCGGCCGATAATGCCTACCACTTCTCCTTTATTCACGTCAAAGCTCACATGCTCCAAAGCCCAGAACTCTTTAAACTTCAGCTTTCTTTTTAAAAAAGCCGTGACAAACTCCTTTATGCTGGAAATATTGTCATTCGCCATTAAAAAGCGCATGGACACATCGTTTACCTTTATCATTGTCATCTCATTTACCTCTTTAAATGTGCAGGACAAACTGATCCTGGGCCTTTCGGAAAATCAGGCCGCCGACAAGCAGCGCTGCTAAAGCAAACCCCAGACACATAATATACTGTGTCGGCTCCGGAGAAACCCCGTCTATGATGATCGTCCTGAAAAAGCACATATAGTAATACATGGGGTTGATTTTCTGGAATGTGAGCAGAAAGGTTCCTTCTAATAAAGATACAGGATAAATGATCGGGGTCGCATACATCCAAAGCATGGTAAAAACTCCCCACAGGAACTGCATATCCCGGAAAAATACCATTGCAGTTGAAAGTATAAATGAAACCCCTATTACAAAAGTCAAAAAACAGATGACTCCAAACGGAATCAGCAAATATGCCAATGTAATTTTCTGGCCGGTTATGACCGCCACCAAAAACAGCGGAATCAACGACAATAAAAGATTAATGGAGGTAGATAATACCTTTGATATCGGATAAATATACTTCGGCACATATACCTTTGTGATCAACGATGCA belongs to Qiania dongpingensis and includes:
- a CDS encoding ABC transporter ATP-binding protein codes for the protein MIKVNDVSMRFLMANDNISSIKEFVTAFLKRKLKFKEFWALEHVSFDVNKGEVVGIIGRNGAGKSTTLKIISGILKPTQGNVERYGNIVPMLELGSGFDMDLSGKENVFLNGAILGYSKEFLESKYDEILEFSELGDFIYSPIRNYSSGMLMRLAFSIATVVEPEILIVDEILAVGDESFQHKSKDRMLELMSGGTTVLFVSHSMEQIREMCDRVVWLEGGTVKMFGPTAEVCDAYDISGPDSRRR